The following proteins come from a genomic window of Terriglobales bacterium:
- a CDS encoding DUF928 domain-containing protein: protein MSMRARRVWLGVMAGVLAAGPAAGQQKESKPASKTPPAKTESKKPKPRVVTDLSGFDLLAPGKLKKQPMVTGATRGFPEPAALAPRLGKVYDLRPSFQWSYPGKLRQFAFVLKGDDGQEMFRAEVEGTSFRYPETAPPLEPGKTYFWTVEATTLLGVQPSPPVGFVVVSEEGRREITEGLGMIPGDDTYEGGLARARFLTDHRLWYDAVAAYGELIAKYPEKAELYEQRGTIYAQLEATQALSDQDFARADELEKKSRR from the coding sequence ATGAGCATGCGAGCGAGGCGAGTGTGGCTGGGGGTGATGGCGGGAGTGCTGGCCGCGGGACCGGCGGCGGGGCAGCAGAAGGAGAGCAAGCCGGCCAGCAAGACGCCGCCGGCCAAGACGGAGTCCAAGAAGCCGAAGCCGCGGGTGGTCACCGACCTGAGCGGCTTCGACCTGCTGGCCCCCGGCAAGCTCAAGAAACAGCCCATGGTGACGGGAGCGACGCGCGGCTTCCCCGAGCCGGCGGCGCTGGCGCCGCGCCTGGGCAAGGTGTACGACCTGCGTCCCAGCTTCCAGTGGAGCTATCCCGGGAAGCTGCGGCAGTTCGCGTTCGTGCTGAAAGGCGACGACGGGCAGGAGATGTTCCGCGCGGAGGTGGAGGGCACCAGCTTCCGCTATCCCGAGACGGCGCCGCCGCTGGAGCCGGGCAAGACCTACTTCTGGACGGTCGAGGCCACGACCCTGCTGGGGGTGCAGCCCTCGCCGCCGGTGGGCTTCGTGGTGGTGTCGGAGGAGGGACGGCGGGAGATCACCGAGGGGCTGGGGATGATCCCCGGGGACGACACCTACGAGGGCGGGCTGGCGCGGGCCCGCTTCCTCACCGACCACCGGCTGTGGTACGACGCGGTAGCGGCGTATGGCGAGCTGATCGCCAAGTATCCGGAGAAGGCGGAACTCTACGAGCAGCGCGGCACCATCTACGCGCAGCTCGAGGCCACGCAGGCGCTCAGCGACCAGGACTTCGCGCGCGCGGATGAGCTGGAGAAGAAATCCCGCCGGTAG
- a CDS encoding adenylate/guanylate cyclase domain-containing protein has protein sequence MKRLLALLRTPAVSALLAGLICLLVGWAGRWPLLSDAERSGYDLLVNARGYPPPDPHLVLVDFDDASVAGFPGYPVPRRAVAEVIQRVSAGNAELIGLDVMLSEARAPEDDRAMAEALRQAGNVIVASQLRSEQIPALDPLPQFCEPDPKVASYCAGGAAYGVGFVNFAVDDDGFIRRAFLLPTRGYPALPFAVALASNYRREPLRQEGPGRYRLGTAPIPLDDSGLNTFLIGSWGTAPARVVPAREVLGKKVPPETFRGKIVLIGESSAAGKDRHFTPVFRPRRADGSRVMLSGAEVHAAALATLLEGTAVRVAPARANWLAIFLLAWLAVLVLLEERPLVSVTVVVAVGAASYSIAQYLFSTHHLWLRWVAAETALALALPVGLGYRFVQERWLKSQVEAEREQLMGIFSRYVSPEAAAEIWSRRGEIVLAGQERVATVLFSDIRNFTALTAGKPSTEVLAWLNHYLTEMEEVIREHGGFLNKFLGDGIMVLYGVPLSHGEEEDACRAVESALGMQERVAELNRKYGADPRFPELKIGVGIHTGAVTAGNVGSRDRLEYSVIGETVNLASRLESLTKEFKTGIVLSPQTYERVKKRYAARSLGETEVRGLAGRITVYTVERASASA, from the coding sequence ATGAAGAGACTCCTGGCACTGCTGCGCACGCCGGCGGTGAGCGCCCTGCTGGCGGGGTTGATCTGCCTGCTGGTGGGGTGGGCGGGGCGCTGGCCGCTCCTGAGCGACGCCGAGCGCAGCGGCTACGACCTGCTGGTCAACGCGCGCGGCTATCCGCCGCCCGATCCTCACCTGGTGCTGGTGGACTTCGACGACGCCAGCGTGGCCGGGTTCCCCGGCTATCCCGTGCCGCGGCGTGCGGTGGCGGAGGTGATCCAGCGGGTGTCCGCGGGCAACGCGGAGCTGATCGGGCTGGACGTGATGCTGTCGGAGGCGCGCGCGCCCGAGGACGACCGGGCCATGGCGGAGGCGCTCCGCCAGGCGGGCAACGTGATCGTGGCCAGCCAGTTGCGCTCGGAGCAGATCCCGGCGCTCGATCCCCTGCCCCAGTTCTGCGAGCCCGACCCCAAGGTGGCCTCCTACTGCGCCGGGGGCGCGGCCTACGGGGTGGGCTTCGTGAACTTCGCGGTGGATGACGACGGCTTCATCCGCCGCGCGTTTTTGCTGCCCACGCGCGGCTATCCGGCGCTGCCCTTCGCGGTGGCCCTAGCCTCGAACTACCGGCGCGAGCCGCTGCGGCAGGAGGGGCCGGGACGCTACCGCCTGGGGACCGCGCCGATCCCGCTGGACGACAGCGGGCTGAACACCTTCCTGATCGGGTCGTGGGGAACGGCGCCGGCGCGGGTCGTCCCGGCGCGCGAGGTGCTGGGCAAGAAGGTCCCGCCGGAGACCTTCCGCGGGAAGATCGTGCTGATCGGGGAGAGCAGCGCGGCGGGCAAGGACCGTCACTTCACGCCGGTCTTCCGGCCGCGGCGTGCGGACGGCAGCCGGGTGATGCTGTCGGGAGCGGAGGTGCACGCGGCCGCGCTGGCCACGCTGCTGGAGGGCACGGCGGTGCGGGTAGCCCCGGCGCGCGCCAACTGGCTGGCCATCTTCCTGCTGGCGTGGCTGGCGGTGCTGGTGCTGCTGGAAGAGCGGCCGCTGGTCAGCGTGACCGTGGTGGTGGCGGTGGGCGCGGCCAGCTACAGCATCGCGCAGTATCTTTTTTCGACGCACCACCTGTGGCTGCGCTGGGTGGCGGCGGAGACGGCGCTGGCCCTGGCGCTGCCGGTGGGGCTGGGATACCGCTTCGTCCAGGAGCGCTGGCTGAAGTCGCAGGTGGAGGCGGAGCGGGAGCAGTTGATGGGCATCTTCTCGCGCTACGTCTCGCCGGAGGCGGCGGCGGAGATCTGGAGCCGGCGCGGGGAGATCGTGCTGGCGGGGCAGGAGCGGGTGGCCACGGTGCTGTTCAGTGACATCCGCAACTTCACCGCGCTGACCGCGGGCAAGCCTTCCACCGAGGTGCTGGCCTGGCTGAACCATTACCTGACGGAGATGGAGGAGGTCATCCGCGAGCACGGCGGCTTCCTCAACAAGTTTCTGGGCGACGGCATCATGGTGCTGTACGGAGTGCCGCTCAGCCACGGCGAGGAGGAGGACGCGTGCCGCGCGGTGGAGTCGGCGCTGGGCATGCAGGAGCGGGTGGCGGAACTCAACCGCAAGTACGGCGCCGACCCGCGCTTCCCGGAGCTGAAGATCGGGGTGGGGATCCACACCGGGGCGGTGACCGCGGGCAACGTGGGGTCGCGCGACCGGCTGGAGTACTCGGTGATCGGGGAGACGGTGAACCTGGCCTCGCGGCTGGAGAGCCTGACCAAGGAGTTCAAGACGGGGATCGTGCTCAGCCCGCAGACCTACGAGCGGGTCAAGAAACGCTATGCCGCGCGTTCTCTGGGAGAGACCGAGGTGCGCGGGCTCGCGGGCAGGATCACGGTGTACACGGTGGAGCGGGCGTCGGCATCGGCCTGA
- a CDS encoding group I intron-associated PD-(D/E)XK endonuclease: METTRSAKRRGEAAEAAFLDRATHLGLQLAKPWGDSAPFDFIVIGETGLHRVQVKSVRTCHRRHSSYHVGVGRGQHQKLAYSAKEIDFLAVLVVPQEAWYIIPVAALAGRKTLRLGSEHPHSRRLFEPYREAWSLLT; this comes from the coding sequence ATGGAAACCACTCGCTCCGCCAAGCGGCGGGGGGAGGCGGCGGAAGCGGCCTTCCTGGACCGCGCCACCCACCTGGGCCTGCAACTGGCCAAGCCCTGGGGCGACAGCGCCCCCTTCGACTTCATCGTCATAGGAGAGACCGGCCTGCACCGGGTGCAGGTCAAGTCGGTGCGCACCTGCCACCGGCGGCACTCCTCCTATCACGTGGGGGTGGGCCGGGGCCAGCACCAGAAGCTGGCCTACAGCGCCAAGGAGATCGATTTCCTGGCGGTGCTGGTGGTGCCGCAGGAGGCCTGGTACATCATCCCGGTGGCTGCCCTGGCCGGGCGCAAGACGCTGCGCCTGGGATCGGAGCATCCGCACTCCCGCCGCCTCTTCGAGCCCTACCGCGAGGCCTGGTCGCTGCTGACCTGA